Proteins encoded in a region of the Paenibacillus pedocola genome:
- a CDS encoding DUF4405 domain-containing protein: MKKINYVKFALDIVMSILFVLFFNKNVLGGLAFHEIAGLFFAGAYITHILLNLGWVKRVTLKMFNRSLSWRVRGSYALNFLLLVSMTFIIVSGILISHVVFPNINVGNENWFKMTHISLSFLVLALIGIHVGLHWQWVVNMCKKITSIKKSRAWMRYVAQGLTLIILLFGLYQINQTSYVTHLKSSVSAFSAGTQQTGFGGKEAFGGGERGGMREGRPSGGEGQSGFNRGEKGGSVNVANVILTYTGIMAVFVIAAYYLKKWSLYRKKKTVANPN, encoded by the coding sequence ATGAAAAAAATCAATTATGTTAAATTTGCGCTTGATATAGTTATGAGCATATTGTTCGTCTTGTTCTTCAACAAAAATGTGTTAGGCGGGTTGGCGTTTCACGAAATAGCAGGCCTCTTTTTTGCCGGTGCGTACATCACTCATATTCTTCTGAATCTGGGTTGGGTGAAGCGGGTCACTCTAAAAATGTTTAACCGCAGCTTATCCTGGAGGGTACGCGGCAGTTATGCGCTGAATTTCCTGTTGCTGGTTTCCATGACGTTCATCATTGTGAGCGGGATCCTAATTTCCCATGTGGTCTTTCCAAATATAAATGTAGGCAATGAGAATTGGTTTAAAATGACCCATATCTCGCTATCTTTCTTGGTGCTGGCATTGATCGGGATTCATGTCGGGCTTCATTGGCAATGGGTCGTGAACATGTGTAAGAAGATAACCAGCATAAAGAAGAGCCGGGCCTGGATGCGGTATGTTGCCCAAGGCTTGACTCTGATCATACTGCTATTCGGTCTGTACCAAATTAACCAGACGTCTTACGTCACTCATCTAAAAAGCTCGGTTTCAGCTTTCAGCGCGGGCACGCAGCAAACAGGCTTCGGGGGCAAGGAGGCTTTCGGAGGCGGAGAGCGGGGCGGAATGAGAGAAGGAAGGCCTTCCGGCGGTGAAGGTCAGTCTGGATTCAACCGCGGGGAAAAGGGAGGCAGTGTGAACGTCGCCAACGTCATTTTGACGTATACCGGTATCATGGCTGTGTTCGTCATTGCAGCCTATTACCTGAAGAAATGGAGCTTATATCGTAAGAAGAAAACAGTTGCAAACCCGAATTGA
- a CDS encoding amidohydrolase family protein: MITAITNVRVFDGEKVIRPTTVLIEGEQILSVGGEIPEHADIIDAEGGTLLPGLIDAHVHTSVEGLRDALKFGVTTELEMMGGFTKSGREAQLKGIGDIADVRSAGMAVTPPGGHPDELMPGDGEIPDFVLKELEKMSEEDRNAMLAAHAHDHGEAPTVTNREEALAFVNEQVREGADYIKIMIEEGTVLAAPGLPVLSKDILRAAVEEAHRHHKIAIAHVLTAESARQAIEVGVEGLAHLFIDRPENTPELVRMIAEAGAFVTPCLVLNSSIIGNPASELAGDPRVSSKLSPEWIDTLNASFNTYPQGSMEDNYRNVMDLHRAGVDILVGTDVSVPVPSLGGLAHGASVHHEMQLLVEAGFTPVEALQSATSKIARRFGLTDRGTIVEGARADLVLVDGDPTANISDTLSIRGVWQRGIRTIAEA, from the coding sequence ATGATTACTGCAATCACCAATGTGCGTGTATTTGACGGAGAGAAAGTGATCAGACCTACTACGGTTCTGATAGAAGGCGAACAGATCCTATCGGTAGGCGGGGAAATACCGGAGCATGCAGACATTATCGACGCAGAAGGAGGGACTTTGCTGCCCGGTCTGATAGATGCTCACGTTCACACTTCCGTAGAGGGCCTGCGGGATGCACTGAAATTCGGAGTGACAACTGAACTGGAAATGATGGGCGGATTCACCAAAAGCGGCCGCGAGGCACAATTGAAAGGAATCGGAGATATTGCCGATGTACGATCTGCCGGAATGGCGGTCACACCTCCAGGCGGTCATCCTGATGAACTCATGCCGGGGGATGGCGAAATCCCGGATTTTGTACTGAAGGAATTGGAGAAGATGAGCGAGGAAGATCGCAATGCCATGCTGGCTGCCCATGCGCATGACCATGGAGAGGCACCCACGGTAACAAACCGGGAAGAAGCCCTGGCATTTGTAAACGAACAAGTAAGAGAAGGAGCGGACTATATCAAGATTATGATTGAAGAAGGGACAGTATTAGCAGCGCCCGGTCTGCCTGTTCTAAGTAAGGATATTCTGAGAGCCGCTGTAGAGGAAGCGCACCGTCATCACAAGATTGCAATTGCCCATGTATTGACTGCCGAATCTGCCCGGCAAGCCATAGAAGTCGGGGTTGAGGGACTCGCTCACTTATTTATTGACCGGCCCGAAAACACTCCGGAGCTGGTGAGAATGATTGCAGAGGCGGGCGCTTTTGTTACACCCTGCCTCGTCTTGAACTCCTCGATTATCGGCAACCCTGCATCGGAATTGGCGGGGGATCCGCGTGTGAGCTCCAAGCTCAGTCCGGAATGGATCGACACGCTGAATGCCAGCTTCAATACTTACCCTCAAGGCAGCATGGAAGATAACTACCGGAATGTAATGGATCTTCATCGTGCTGGCGTAGATATCCTGGTGGGTACGGATGTCTCAGTACCGGTTCCATCGCTGGGCGGACTTGCCCATGGAGCCAGTGTACACCATGAGATGCAGCTATTAGTAGAAGCGGGGTTCACCCCTGTAGAAGCCCTTCAGTCAGCTACCTCGAAAATAGCCCGCCGTTTCGGCCTGACCGACCGCGGAACTATCGTAGAGGGAGCGCGGGCGGATTTGGTGTTGGTTGACGGGGACCCGACAGCGAATATTTCGGACACGTTATCGATTCGCGGAGTATGGCAGCGCGGTATCCGGACAATAGCAGAAGCTTAA
- a CDS encoding TetR/AcrR family transcriptional regulator, with protein MQQLYDERKEQIKKAATKVFSRRGITGTKISMIAQEAGVSHGLFYHYYKSKEDLFTTLIQEAVETSLAEFGNLHQAPGTPLDKIRLMTEAMLDESGAPFFMLMHQARNSEGVPEAARKLIEQHPMSLYVDQLLPIFTEGQEKGEIVQGHTEQLISAYLTVLSGVMVLGEGYSIPPVDLLLRMVAR; from the coding sequence TTGCAGCAATTGTACGACGAACGGAAAGAGCAAATTAAAAAAGCGGCGACTAAGGTTTTTTCCCGCCGTGGAATTACAGGAACCAAAATTAGTATGATTGCACAAGAGGCCGGCGTGAGCCACGGGCTTTTTTATCATTACTATAAATCTAAAGAAGATTTGTTCACTACATTGATACAGGAAGCCGTGGAAACTTCGCTTGCCGAATTCGGGAACTTGCACCAAGCACCAGGTACGCCTTTGGATAAGATAAGACTCATGACCGAAGCCATGCTGGATGAGAGTGGGGCTCCGTTCTTTATGCTGATGCACCAGGCACGCAACTCCGAGGGGGTTCCGGAAGCGGCCCGGAAGCTGATTGAGCAGCATCCTATGAGCCTCTATGTTGACCAGCTGCTACCGATCTTTACAGAGGGACAGGAGAAAGGCGAAATTGTGCAGGGGCATACGGAGCAACTGATTTCCGCTTATTTAACGGTCCTTTCCGGCGTCATGGTTTTAGGCGAGGGCTACTCTATTCCGCCGGTGGATTTGCTGCTGCGAATGGTGGCCCGATAA
- a CDS encoding alpha/beta fold hydrolase produces MSNVKSAFKTSAIVSKDGTEISYKSIGKGPGLIIVHGALSDSGDFAKLAEELSDSFTVHVIDRRGHGRSGPQGPEYSMEKEIEDLQMIKQVTGASFLFGHSYGGLVSLQFARLEPSVTRLAVYEPGVCIETTNWDWLDDYERAMDKNDSRAAFASFVRGSGHTPLTRLPMWYAKFILSIMVRGERWDKIQRLLPENLKEHREVRRFQALYSQYREIGAGTLLMAGGKSPNTIKEMIQTLNHTIAESQAVVFPQLDHFGPDNKNAPAEIAIQIKRNFLS; encoded by the coding sequence ATGTCAAATGTTAAATCCGCTTTTAAAACCTCCGCGATTGTTTCGAAGGATGGCACTGAAATTAGTTATAAAAGCATCGGCAAAGGGCCGGGCTTGATTATCGTTCACGGGGCCCTTAGCGATTCTGGTGATTTTGCAAAATTGGCCGAAGAACTGTCGGATTCATTTACGGTCCATGTAATAGATCGGAGAGGTCATGGACGGAGCGGTCCGCAAGGACCGGAATATTCCATGGAGAAGGAAATCGAGGATCTCCAAATGATAAAGCAGGTAACGGGCGCCTCCTTTTTGTTCGGACATAGCTACGGAGGTCTTGTCTCACTGCAGTTTGCAAGGCTTGAACCCTCTGTTACCAGGTTGGCCGTTTATGAACCCGGCGTGTGTATAGAGACAACAAACTGGGATTGGCTGGATGATTACGAGAGAGCAATGGATAAGAACGATTCCAGAGCAGCATTTGCAAGTTTTGTAAGAGGATCCGGACACACTCCGCTAACGCGACTGCCAATGTGGTATGCAAAATTTATTTTGAGTATAATGGTACGCGGGGAACGCTGGGATAAAATCCAGAGGCTCTTGCCCGAAAATTTAAAGGAGCACCGGGAAGTCAGACGTTTTCAAGCTTTGTACTCGCAATACCGGGAAATAGGTGCGGGTACACTATTAATGGCAGGCGGGAAAAGCCCGAACACTATAAAAGAAATGATTCAAACGCTGAATCATACGATCGCTGAAAGTCAGGCCGTCGTGTTTCCCCAATTAGATCATTTCGGACCGGATAATAAGAACGCTCCGGCAGAAATCGCAATTCAGATAAAAAGGAATTTTCTTAGCTAA
- a CDS encoding MarR family winged helix-turn-helix transcriptional regulator, protein MTKQALHTPYSDIIRDIGMKIRGMANTRLSELGLNTQQGQMMGYIFENQDKGVIQKDLADHFNRTGATITSMLQGLEKKGYIKREIPKENERQKRIYLLKKGSDLVEEFDEIFMEVENSITRGLTEEESETFMKLLIKVKATM, encoded by the coding sequence ATGACGAAGCAAGCTTTGCATACCCCTTACTCCGATATCATCCGGGACATCGGGATGAAGATCAGAGGCATGGCCAATACCAGATTATCAGAGCTCGGACTTAACACTCAACAAGGACAGATGATGGGCTACATTTTTGAGAATCAGGACAAAGGCGTGATCCAGAAGGACCTGGCCGATCACTTTAACCGTACAGGAGCCACGATTACCAGTATGCTGCAAGGGTTAGAGAAAAAGGGGTACATCAAACGGGAGATTCCCAAAGAGAACGAGCGGCAAAAACGGATATACCTATTGAAAAAAGGGTCCGACCTCGTCGAAGAATTCGACGAAATCTTCATGGAAGTAGAGAACAGCATTACCCGGGGCCTTACCGAGGAAGAAAGCGAGACCTTCATGAAGTTATTGATCAAAGTTAAGGCGACTATGTAG
- a CDS encoding VOC family protein — protein MTLKLTPYITLEGRVREAIQFYEQAIGAEILSMVTYGDMPDTPTTFTDDLSSLVAHAKLKVGVTELMFSDAPGGSPIESGRRVTICITTNDVEQSKQIFEALRQEGQVNMPFREEPFSPGFGDVTDKFGVTFQIYTELEH, from the coding sequence ATGACGTTAAAACTTACCCCGTATATTACTTTGGAGGGACGCGTAAGGGAAGCCATTCAGTTTTATGAACAAGCCATAGGTGCAGAAATCCTCTCCATGGTTACTTACGGTGACATGCCGGACACGCCTACTACGTTCACTGATGATCTGAGCAGCCTTGTAGCACACGCTAAGCTAAAAGTCGGTGTGACAGAGCTGATGTTTTCGGATGCCCCAGGCGGTTCGCCTATTGAGAGCGGGAGACGGGTAACCATTTGTATTACCACGAACGACGTAGAACAATCCAAACAGATTTTTGAAGCCTTGCGGCAAGAGGGGCAGGTCAATATGCCGTTTAGAGAAGAACCCTTCAGCCCGGGATTTGGTGATGTAACGGATAAATTCGGTGTGACCTTTCAAATTTATACTGAGCTTGAACATTAA
- a CDS encoding sigma-70 family RNA polymerase sigma factor → MSQELRETDLMEELRSELTGYCYRMMGSIAEAEDAVQDTMIRVWQNRDQIRQYSSRKAWVYRIATNVCLDRLRSAKRRALPMDLSEPAAIIMEPKDSMPRSAWVWPAPDTANDPVDILVSRETIRLSFIAIMQKLPPRQRAVLILLDVFRWSAKEVADAMGMTVAAVNSALQRARATIAQSNLRSDEYHEEDVQTDQQLVTRYMEAFEQYDIEALIALFHENGSLSMPPFTMWVRGSINLSSFYNITRSHCLGSRLLPVRANGNTPAFAQYVPSGRDGLLSPWSIQVLEIKQDKIAHIHYFIDPDLFARFGLPAGLDDNQEFFSGIPMI, encoded by the coding sequence ATGAGCCAAGAGCTTAGAGAAACAGACCTGATGGAGGAGCTGCGTTCTGAACTGACCGGTTATTGTTACCGGATGATGGGGTCAATTGCTGAGGCGGAAGATGCGGTGCAGGATACCATGATCCGCGTCTGGCAGAACCGGGACCAGATCCGGCAGTATTCTTCCCGTAAAGCCTGGGTGTACCGGATTGCCACCAATGTTTGTCTGGACAGGTTAAGGAGTGCAAAACGCCGGGCACTTCCGATGGATCTCTCAGAACCGGCTGCTATTATTATGGAACCTAAGGACAGCATGCCTCGAAGTGCTTGGGTATGGCCCGCACCCGATACCGCTAATGACCCGGTCGATATCTTGGTTAGCAGAGAAACCATCCGCTTATCTTTTATTGCGATTATGCAAAAATTGCCGCCCCGGCAACGTGCCGTACTGATTCTGCTTGATGTCTTCCGCTGGTCGGCTAAGGAGGTAGCGGACGCGATGGGGATGACCGTGGCAGCCGTCAATAGCGCTTTGCAGCGGGCACGGGCGACAATTGCGCAGTCCAATCTTCGGTCTGATGAATACCATGAGGAGGATGTCCAGACAGATCAACAATTGGTTACACGATATATGGAGGCTTTCGAGCAGTACGATATTGAGGCGCTGATCGCCTTATTCCATGAGAACGGCAGCTTGTCGATGCCGCCATTTACGATGTGGGTTCGTGGCAGTATAAATCTGTCGTCATTCTACAACATTACACGCAGCCATTGTTTGGGTTCCCGGTTACTGCCGGTCCGGGCTAACGGGAATACTCCCGCTTTTGCCCAGTATGTACCCAGCGGACGGGATGGGCTGCTGTCTCCTTGGAGCATTCAGGTCCTTGAGATAAAACAGGATAAGATTGCCCATATCCATTACTTCATTGACCCCGATTTATTTGCCCGATTTGGATTGCCGGCAGGCTTGGACGATAACCAGGAATTTTTTTCAGGTATACCGATGATTTAA
- a CDS encoding helix-turn-helix domain-containing protein: MKKWSSAFTSLAISYISIVLVIVLLLCSVFYIYFSSHYKEELRSRNQLILKNTAGTIEASVLQRVQQIYLEVSLKQTATLRLLAGASFSSNLSKVSSLQDMLQAEVASNSDIIQAVHLYSPGQQVMLSSLYGLKYNADQGTGAAFWMDWINGMGNNPLNSLWTEARWVPEDISSSVPGGSGSHLITYAHSYPFQSSGADSDLIIAIDVKESAIRAIMQNMMPPQYQSTFISGPSGSMMAGSDQAPMAQRAGYASSIAKAWTSPDEAGSFSENINDTSYVISYQTLPSAGWKIFSAAPASLFYERWSVVQQLILGICLFALVLGIGLSGILAKANYSPIKRLLGTIRDFTGPAPEQAMNEFKVIDSAFIRLNDKVSSLEDTLQASTPHIKQNLILNLLQNSTASEPMAIDPEFLGISLEHTHFCCLLLNTRGAYTHMSSTHIQTAMARITSQLEEIRFPGIRIIAEELPDKRIIGIVCAREASGDLVEQISQLMVSEGRQQFQMEVQLSQGRWVSAVADLHISYSEAQTLMKYAYFLPETVILNDRSLLERESSLDEIPQPALLKFKDKLQARKLDEIAAALEQLITPMREDRFPADYCHFILANTVFVYSDYLKSIRYKHPVHGHMDLYNEYIALSNILHFREWLLHSITAFIAETEKRNSDRALSTIEAAKQYIERHLSGDLSLDAVSSKVFISPKYLSKLFKEELGVTYTDYITGRRMEQAKRLLANNDMSIDQIAVTVGYGTTAYFIKRFKEMYGCTPGNYLRTVNEVQLLQAETSFG; the protein is encoded by the coding sequence TTGAAAAAATGGAGTTCAGCATTCACCAGCCTGGCTATATCGTACATTTCTATTGTTCTTGTCATTGTTCTCTTGCTCTGTTCTGTTTTTTATATTTATTTCTCAAGTCACTATAAGGAAGAATTGAGAAGCCGGAATCAGCTGATCCTTAAAAATACCGCCGGAACCATTGAAGCTTCCGTGCTGCAAAGAGTCCAGCAGATCTATCTGGAGGTCTCCCTGAAGCAGACGGCAACGCTGCGTCTGCTCGCCGGTGCTTCTTTTTCATCGAATCTCAGTAAAGTAAGCAGCCTTCAGGATATGCTCCAGGCGGAGGTGGCCAGCAACTCGGACATCATACAGGCGGTGCATCTGTATTCCCCAGGGCAGCAGGTTATGCTCTCCTCGCTCTATGGGCTGAAATACAACGCTGATCAGGGGACCGGTGCAGCGTTTTGGATGGACTGGATTAACGGAATGGGCAATAACCCCCTCAACAGCCTGTGGACTGAAGCACGCTGGGTGCCCGAAGATATCAGCTCCAGCGTACCGGGCGGCAGCGGCAGTCACCTGATCACCTATGCGCACAGTTATCCCTTTCAGTCCTCCGGCGCAGACAGTGATTTAATCATTGCAATAGACGTGAAAGAGAGCGCAATACGCGCCATAATGCAGAATATGATGCCCCCGCAATATCAGAGCACCTTTATTTCCGGCCCTTCCGGAAGCATGATGGCAGGTTCCGATCAGGCTCCGATGGCTCAGAGGGCCGGCTATGCTTCCAGCATTGCGAAGGCATGGACCTCTCCGGATGAAGCCGGGAGCTTTAGCGAGAACATTAACGATACCTCTTACGTGATTTCGTATCAGACGCTGCCATCGGCCGGCTGGAAAATATTCAGCGCCGCTCCGGCCAGCCTGTTCTATGAGAGATGGAGTGTTGTCCAGCAGCTCATCCTGGGAATTTGTCTGTTCGCCCTTGTACTGGGCATCGGCCTGTCGGGAATTCTGGCAAAAGCAAACTATAGCCCGATCAAACGGCTGCTCGGTACAATCAGGGACTTCACCGGCCCTGCGCCTGAGCAGGCCATGAACGAGTTCAAAGTCATCGACTCCGCCTTCATCCGTCTAAATGATAAAGTCAGCAGTCTGGAAGATACCCTGCAGGCCAGCACCCCGCATATCAAACAGAATCTGATCCTGAACCTTCTGCAGAACAGCACTGCCAGTGAACCTATGGCAATAGATCCGGAGTTCCTGGGGATCTCCCTGGAGCATACCCATTTCTGCTGTCTGCTCCTGAATACACGGGGGGCTTACACACACATGAGCTCCACTCATATTCAAACAGCAATGGCCCGGATAACCAGTCAACTGGAGGAAATCCGGTTTCCGGGAATCCGGATCATTGCCGAAGAGCTCCCGGACAAACGGATTATTGGAATTGTATGCGCACGTGAAGCATCCGGGGATCTTGTGGAGCAGATCTCGCAGCTTATGGTATCGGAGGGCAGGCAGCAGTTCCAGATGGAGGTGCAGCTCTCGCAGGGGCGCTGGGTAAGCGCAGTGGCTGATCTTCATATCAGCTATTCCGAGGCGCAGACGTTGATGAAATACGCCTATTTTCTACCCGAGACCGTTATTTTGAATGACCGGAGCCTCCTGGAGCGGGAGAGCAGTCTTGATGAAATTCCGCAGCCGGCCCTGCTGAAGTTCAAAGATAAGCTCCAGGCCCGCAAGCTTGACGAGATCGCTGCAGCTCTTGAGCAGTTGATTACTCCCATGCGCGAAGACCGCTTCCCTGCCGATTACTGCCACTTCATTCTGGCGAATACCGTGTTTGTCTACTCTGATTATTTGAAAAGCATCCGCTATAAGCATCCTGTTCACGGACACATGGATCTGTATAACGAATATATTGCCCTCTCCAATATCCTTCATTTCCGGGAGTGGCTCCTCCATTCGATTACGGCCTTCATCGCCGAGACCGAGAAGCGGAACAGCGACAGGGCACTGTCTACGATTGAAGCGGCCAAGCAATATATCGAGCGCCACCTGTCCGGGGATCTGTCTCTGGATGCTGTGTCCTCCAAGGTATTCATCAGCCCGAAGTATTTGAGTAAGCTTTTTAAGGAGGAGCTCGGCGTCACCTATACAGACTACATCACCGGCAGGCGTATGGAACAGGCCAAACGGCTTCTTGCAAATAACGATATGTCCATCGATCAAATTGCGGTTACGGTCGGCTATGGGACTACGGCTTATTTCATCAAGCGGTTTAAGGAGATGTATGGCTGTACGCCGGGGAATTACCTGCGTACCGTTAATGAGGTACAGCTGCTGCAAGCAGAGACTAGTTTTGGATAA
- a CDS encoding ABC transporter substrate-binding protein: protein MIKNTFRRYAALTAMPLVLLVLSLSSGCTRLQDWRSAAQEPPDAPASAAPRYTISWTMHQNLPVPEDAEMVRYVEEKFKVNLDIWNLANNKYETLLNLKLVQGSVPDLFRVRQTQDLLNYQQQGLIAEIPREILNTYAPNIMRAIRKYAPAYQDFGVIDGKYYGIPVVNPTNIYRVPVVYRQDWLDKLGLQVPQTLSDFEKIIYAFANEDPDGNSIKDTYGLSLEGMNVVFGAFGQMVFTDQLYFGKKDEQLVIGALEPEMKEALHYLRKWYRDGVIDPEFITGENKGGYKHLSHAFINGRIGMTSMGNYYHWIQDGDYMTWSYDGQKKAQEVPVKATFNVKELTAKNPQARIVFGRPFSGPEGKRGSKAYDMLMSFTAVGANAASEPGKLAAILQILDYVSANPDPDTDAAMKYGVQGTHWAWAGSAKKEIVLLPPYEQTFSYQNTIGTNIGMTMPVMPADRREQWASSLGLDQDGIYNALGVATPALVRNGPELIKLRNQAYIAFITGERPLEEFGEFVKEFMAAGGTEVLWEANE, encoded by the coding sequence ATGATAAAAAACACATTCCGGCGTTATGCCGCCTTAACGGCCATGCCTTTGGTTCTGCTTGTCCTCAGTTTAAGCAGCGGCTGCACCCGACTGCAGGACTGGCGGTCGGCTGCACAGGAGCCTCCGGACGCTCCAGCTTCGGCCGCCCCCAGGTACACGATCTCCTGGACGATGCATCAGAACCTGCCGGTGCCCGAAGATGCGGAGATGGTGAGGTACGTGGAGGAGAAATTCAAGGTAAATCTGGACATCTGGAATCTGGCGAACAATAAATACGAGACGCTCCTTAATTTGAAGCTGGTCCAGGGTTCCGTCCCGGATCTGTTCCGGGTCAGACAGACTCAGGATCTGCTGAACTATCAGCAGCAGGGCCTGATCGCCGAAATCCCCAGAGAGATCCTGAACACGTATGCGCCTAATATCATGAGAGCTATCCGGAAATATGCGCCTGCTTACCAGGACTTTGGCGTGATCGACGGTAAGTATTACGGCATCCCTGTCGTCAATCCTACTAATATCTACCGGGTTCCTGTAGTCTACCGGCAGGATTGGCTGGACAAGCTTGGCCTACAGGTGCCACAGACGCTGTCTGATTTCGAGAAGATCATCTACGCCTTCGCGAATGAAGACCCCGACGGCAACAGCATCAAGGATACCTACGGCTTGTCTCTGGAAGGAATGAATGTGGTCTTCGGCGCATTCGGACAGATGGTCTTTACCGATCAGCTCTACTTCGGGAAGAAGGATGAGCAGCTGGTCATTGGCGCTTTGGAGCCGGAAATGAAGGAAGCTCTGCACTATCTCCGCAAATGGTACCGTGACGGGGTGATTGATCCGGAGTTTATCACCGGGGAGAACAAGGGCGGCTACAAGCATCTGTCCCATGCCTTTATCAATGGCCGGATCGGCATGACCTCTATGGGCAATTACTATCACTGGATTCAGGATGGTGATTACATGACCTGGAGCTATGATGGCCAGAAGAAGGCCCAAGAGGTCCCGGTGAAGGCCACTTTTAATGTGAAGGAATTAACTGCCAAGAATCCGCAGGCCCGGATTGTCTTCGGCCGGCCCTTTAGCGGACCGGAGGGCAAACGCGGCTCCAAAGCCTACGACATGCTGATGAGCTTCACGGCGGTCGGCGCGAATGCCGCTAGCGAGCCGGGCAAGCTTGCGGCCATCCTGCAGATTCTGGACTACGTCAGCGCGAATCCCGACCCGGATACAGATGCCGCGATGAAATACGGGGTTCAGGGGACGCATTGGGCCTGGGCAGGAAGCGCCAAGAAGGAGATCGTCCTGCTGCCTCCATATGAACAGACCTTCAGTTATCAGAATACGATCGGCACGAATATAGGCATGACAATGCCGGTCATGCCTGCGGACCGGAGAGAGCAGTGGGCTTCATCCCTGGGGCTGGATCAGGACGGAATCTACAACGCCCTGGGGGTTGCCACTCCCGCTCTGGTCAGGAACGGCCCTGAGCTTATTAAGCTTAGAAACCAGGCCTACATCGCTTTTATAACAGGGGAACGGCCGCTAGAGGAGTTCGGTGAGTTCGTGAAGGAATTTATGGCAGCGGGCGGTACTGAGGTGCTGTGGGAGGCGAATGAGTAG
- a CDS encoding amino acid permease — MAQSELKRELANRHVQLIAIGGTIGTGLFLGSGKAIQQAGPSIMITYLIVGIAVFFVMRALGELLLSKAGYQSFTDIAGDYLGPRAAFITGWTYWFCWIMTAMADVIAVGVYVQYWFDIPQWVPAIACLVILLGLNLLTVKNFGELEFWFALIKVITILALIGIGVILLVMGFKTDAGSVTVRNLWEHGGVFPNGVKGFLFSFQMVVFAYVGVELVGVSAAETSNPEKNIPSAINKIPLRILFFYVGALFVLLCINPWTELNASESPFVKTFSLVGIPIAAGVINFVVLTSAASACNSGMFSTSRILYNLGKNRQASAHFSKLNKNHVPGNSLFISTLVISAGALLSKLIPEQAFGIVTTISAICFIWVWGVVLVCHIKYKKTRPELQAASKFKAPLTPAINYVVLALFAAILIIMLIAEETRPALLFTPLWFVLLFILYPRPSKRVKEGSIATDIQ, encoded by the coding sequence ATGGCACAATCGGAATTAAAGAGAGAGCTGGCCAATCGGCATGTTCAACTGATTGCGATCGGCGGCACAATTGGTACGGGATTATTCTTAGGCTCGGGCAAAGCGATTCAGCAGGCAGGTCCATCCATTATGATTACGTATTTAATCGTAGGGATTGCCGTGTTTTTTGTGATGAGGGCACTCGGTGAACTCCTGCTGTCCAAAGCGGGATATCAATCGTTTACGGATATTGCCGGGGATTATCTCGGACCCCGGGCCGCATTCATTACCGGATGGACGTATTGGTTCTGTTGGATTATGACGGCTATGGCCGATGTCATCGCTGTTGGGGTGTATGTGCAATATTGGTTTGATATCCCGCAATGGGTACCTGCTATCGCCTGCCTGGTCATTTTATTAGGGCTTAACTTATTGACCGTCAAAAACTTCGGCGAGCTCGAGTTTTGGTTTGCTCTAATTAAGGTCATCACGATTCTCGCCTTAATTGGCATCGGAGTTATTTTACTGGTTATGGGATTTAAGACGGATGCAGGATCGGTGACGGTACGCAACCTCTGGGAACACGGGGGCGTATTCCCGAACGGTGTTAAAGGGTTCTTATTTTCCTTCCAAATGGTTGTCTTCGCTTATGTCGGTGTAGAGCTGGTGGGCGTATCGGCAGCAGAGACCTCCAATCCCGAGAAAAATATCCCGTCGGCCATCAATAAAATTCCGCTGCGGATTCTCTTTTTCTATGTGGGCGCGCTTTTTGTCCTGCTGTGCATTAACCCATGGACGGAGCTCAATGCGTCAGAAAGCCCTTTTGTGAAAACCTTTAGCTTAGTAGGAATTCCAATCGCTGCCGGGGTCATTAATTTCGTCGTATTAACTTCAGCCGCCTCTGCTTGCAACAGCGGGATGTTCTCGACAAGCCGGATTCTCTATAATTTGGGTAAGAACCGGCAGGCGTCCGCTCACTTTTCCAAATTGAATAAGAATCATGTACCTGGAAACTCGCTGTTCATTTCAACGCTTGTTATTTCGGCAGGCGCTCTATTGAGCAAACTTATTCCGGAGCAGGCTTTTGGAATTGTGACCACGATCAGTGCCATTTGTTTTATATGGGTTTGGGGCGTCGTTCTGGTGTGCCATATTAAATATAAGAAGACCCGGCCGGAATTGCAGGCTGCATCCAAATTCAAAGCTCCCTTAACGCCGGCAATTAATTATGTAGTTTTAGCTTTGTTTGCTGCGATACTCATTATTATGCTGATCGCTGAAGAAACACGTCCGGCGTTATTGTTTACTCCTCTATGGTTTGTTCTGTTATTTATTCTGTATCCAAGACCAAGCAAAAGGGTGAAAGAAGGCAGTATAGCGACGGATATCCAATAG